In a single window of the Jaculus jaculus isolate mJacJac1 chromosome 9, mJacJac1.mat.Y.cur, whole genome shotgun sequence genome:
- the Higd1b gene encoding HIG1 domain family member 1B has protein sequence MSANKGWWVPPEDDSLSEKFLRKTRESPLVPVGLGGCLVVVAYRLYRLKARGSTKLSLHLIHTRVAAQACAVGAIMLGTVYTMYRDYSKRTAQDAGEKQDS, from the exons ATGTCTGCTAACAAAGGCTGGTGGGTGCCACCGGAGGACGACAGCTTGTCTGAGAAGTTCCTAAGGAAGACCAGGGAGTCTCCACTAGTGCCAGTAG GCTTGGGAGGCTGCCTGGTGGTGGTGGCATACAGGCTTTACCGGCTGAAGGCTCGCGGTTCTACCAAGTTGTCCTTACATCTGATTCATACCCGAGTGGCAGCGCAGGCCTGTGCCGTGGGTGCAATCATGCTTG GCACTGTGTACACAATGTACAGAGATTATAGCAAGAGGACAGCCCAGGATGCTGGGGAGAAGCAGGACTCCTAA